In Acropora muricata isolate sample 2 chromosome 11, ASM3666990v1, whole genome shotgun sequence, one DNA window encodes the following:
- the LOC136889899 gene encoding uncharacterized protein isoform X1, with protein MGDKEHVMEPYKHQHSLDEHGVAGGEKKERSQPSPEDKKSPQLSCKLKKRGDVPKSTEKWSDDHLPIDILLLTSVESCDFLSCFSFLDQPFKCYKREIGYVYFGRMGDVSDQEKLKVALINCSKGAAAPGGSLTVVLNAVKVLQPKAVFSVGTCISLGLEKARMGDVIISSKLSTAEGFITPGSPLLGNLVRDAPYGWDAPLKNPEEWEVKVHCSGDILSQSLTEKCQNVNVCEQYPKAVAIETEGEGVYAAAYDANIEWVIVKGVASYFHQSQSAADEWMSFASAMAASVVAKMLKDPAVFREWRHYNQETSTVQHQAVAANYLGSQGPSAIPETVQTHSLDAVVASCSGNERQGVRQEGSGDQHLSLREYGAENRGKRPIHPMGITTPKRRRQNAAFPEKNRRKRPIHPLGTTAPKSRRQNAASPKKNRGKRPIHPVGTTTPKRRRQNAAFPETDIDISKVVDLLKREYNRRADFSPLLWSKGMKLQLKEVYTRLKVVSRRKAGSSEIDVDDIFKPSEEDIIQNIQLLLIEGSPGIGKTTFCLKLALDWANDAMPRNFPTFKLVFLLKCRDIIKDVVEEIFEQLLPEDLEEKIKEALAIFLGDLDNQEQILIILDGLDELPEKSEDHVNKVLARKKLPFCYVLATTRQEKGIETRKQLRFDRHLAIEGFSEDDSFEYIRKHFRNIGTEHSSKGERLIEEIKENPLLCHLQRNPLNLVLLCVVYEDHEGSLPSFITDLYQTIVRCLLRRYCAKETLKASEKDEYLDKQFEIPILALGELAWKCLLNDRLSFYEDELEELERSNENNVARRLGLVYKEESLKRLKPRHAYSFLHKTFQEYLAASHIAHKFRGSEFQMLEQMLFPEIARRKFKQVFVFVCGILGEEANILFELIGKMLQEQWDWLKCDVSTAIFFVDSWRETGNAERMAKTLCSFLPFPRPLHVWDTRQCDALSALSDVLEECSEFPEEMKVAEVHLSPDSLFYESVPDLFTPWDLKSLILYGSTEFGLELEDVDKTLIEKLTFALFADVGKGVSKVPDFGLSSVRLRICGSLGPSSLQEVENLLLHKCLCSLSITVCGDAQESLVEALARGLAGESAVKFLDLCVNGNFSFRGAYLLEEGIKRNRSLTNVKISVNGEPPENWQVFAKNLRAQFAEKAIVSEIHPNTFSKVKESQVTHLNRLLSTDLKQQTATLNVWGELSGDSFKAVCEVLLHAPVSHLTLNVHGQLTNEILRYIARCVEEQEKLLPITINAWVDITEKEKKVVKELGLDKNPLFSLNERGTSAPLKESSDSKAVSSDEPQSLIAFHERLTEGPSQFTEDSSQKSLTIKINDKSYEWEHGLGEGDTSLKSLTLEIESFGDTGKEWGRDLGKGLDGNTALESLTIKVNNDCDKSFAWELGLGDGLARNTSLKSLTLEIESFGDTGKEWGRDLGEGLARNSSLEYLTIKVNYEIDMIFEWELGLGDGLARNTSLKSLTLEIDDYFFDSEWGSGIGEGLARNTSLKSLTVAINNGDHEDSSNKWRHVLFESLGKNNSLNLLTLTINNYSYMSDGWGAGLAQGLARNTSLKSITLTINNYFYVSSVWGLGLFDGSARNTSLKSITLAINNYGTMKGERRHDIIEGLARNASLTSITLVINNYADIKGEWRHCLFEGFARNTSLNSLTLTANNYGDISEEWGCALRRRLRKRESLTECNLIVDICGKC; from the exons ATG GGAGACAAGGAGCATGTTATGGAACCTTATAAACATCAACATTCCTTGGATGAACatggag tggctgGTGGAGAGAAGAAGGAACGTTCTCAACCATCTCCAGAAGACAAAAAGTCACCACAGCTCAGTTGCAAGCTGAAAAAGCGTGGTGATGTTCCAAAATCCACAGAAAAGTGGAGTGATGATCATTtgccaattgatattttgctcTTGACGAGTGTGGAAAGCTGtgatttcttgagctgtttctCATTCCTGGATCAACCTTTCAAATGTTACAAAAGGGAGATTGGTTATGTGTACTTTGGACGCATGGGAGATGTCAGTGAtcaagaaaagttaaaggtTGCATTGATAAATTGCTCTAAAGGAGCTGCAGCCCCAGGGGGCTCTTTGACTGTAGTTCTGAATGCAGTAAAAGTCTTGCAACCTAAGGCTGTGTTTTCAGTGGGAACTTGCATCAGTTTAGGCTTGGAGAAGGCAAGAATGGGAGATGTAATCATATCTTCGAAGTTATCAACCGCAGAGGGATTCATAACTCCTGGTAGCCCACTTCTTGGCAATCTTGTTCGAGACGCTCCCTATGGGTGGGATGCTCCATTGAAAAATCCAGAGGAATGGGAAGTTAAAGTACATTGCAGTGGTGATATCCTGAGCCAGTCACTGACAGAGAAGTGTCAAAATGTGAATGTTTGTGAGCAATATCCTAAGGCAgttgcaattgagacagaaggcGAAG GTGTGTATGCAGCAGCATACGATGCAAACATTGAATGGGTGATCGTGAAAGGTGTTGctagttattttcatcaaagccagTCTGCAGCTGATGAATGGATGTCTTTTGCCAGCGCTATGGCTGCCTCTGTGGTGGCCAAAATGCTAAAGGATCCAGCTGTTTTCCGGGAATGGCGGCACTATAACCAAG AGACCTCTACAGTTCAGCATCAAGCGGTGGCAGCTAATTATTTGGGTTCCCAAGGACCAAGTGCAATCCCAGAAACAGTGCAAACACATTCCTTGGATGCTGTCGTGGCTTCATGCAGCGGAAATG AAAGGCAAGGTGTACGTCAAGAAGGATCTGGAGACCAACACCTTTCCTTGAGAGAGTatggag CAGAAAATCGTGGAAAAAGGCCCATTCATCCCATGGGAATCACAACTCCAAAAAGACGGCGACAGAATGCAGCCTTCCCTGAAA AAAATCGTAGAAAAAGGCCCATTCATCCCTTGGGAACCACAGCTCCAAAAAGTCGGCGACAGAATGCAGCCTCCCCTAAAA AAAATCGTGGGAAAAGGCCCATTCATCCCGTGGGAACCACAACTCCAAAAAGGCGGCGACAGAATGCAGCCTTCCCTGAAA CCGATATCGACATCTCTAAGGTGGTGGATTTACTGAAAAGAGAGTATAATCGACGAGCTGATTTCAGTCCGCTTTTGTGGAGCAAAGGCATGAAGTTACAACTTAAGGAAGTCTATACAAGGTTAAAAGTTGTTTCCAGAAGGAAAGCAGGGAGTTCGGAGATAGACGTAGATGACATCTTTAAGCCGAGTGAGGAAGATATTATTCAAAATATTCAATTGCTGCTTATAGAAGGAAGTCCAGGAATCGGCAAAACCACCTTTTGTCTCAAACTTGCTCTCGACTGGGCGAATGATGCAATGCCTCGTAATTTTCCTACTTTCAAACTTGTGTTTTTGCTCAAATGCAGGGACATAATTAAAGACGTAGTGGAAGAAATTTTTGAGCAGCTTCTGCCCGAAGATCTCgaggaaaaaatcaaagaagCCCTGGCCATTTTCCTTGGGGACTTAGATAATCAGGAACAAATTCTCATCATTTTGGATGGCTTGGACGAGCTCCCAGAAAAATCGGAAGATCATGTGAACAAAGTTCTTGCCAGAAAAAAGTTGCCTTTTTGCTACGTGTTGGCCACAACCCGCCAGGAAAAAGGAATTGAGACTAGGAAACAATTGCGATTTGATAGGCACCTTGCGATTGAAGGATTTAGTGAAGATGATTCCTTTGAGTACATAAGGAAACATTTCAGGAACATTGGTACAGAGCATTCATCCAAAGGAGAAAGGCTCATAGAAGAAATAAAAGAGAACCCTTTATTATGTCACCTCCAGAGAAACCCTTTAAATTTAGTCCTCCTTTGCGTTGTTTACGAGGACCATGAAGGAAGTCTACCGTCCTTCATTACTGATCTTTACCAAACCATTGTGAGGTGCCTTTTGAGAAGATACTGTGCCAAAGAAACATTAAAGGCTTCAGAAAAGGACGAGTATTTagacaaacaatttgaaataccCATCCTAGCACTTGGGGAGCTTGCTTGGAAGTGTCTGTTGAATGATCGTCTTAGTTTTTACGAAGACGAATTAGAAGAGTTAGAAAGAAGCAATGAGAATAATGTGGCTCGTAGACTTGGCCTTGTTTACAAggaggaaagtttgaagcgGTTGAAACCACGTCATGCGTAcagctttcttcacaaaacgtttcaagagtatttagCGGCGTCACACATCGCCCATAAATTTCGAGGAAGCGAATTTCAGATGTTGGAGCAAATGCTATTTCCTGAGATCGCGAGGAGGAAATTTAAACaagtatttgtatttgtgtGTGGAATACTGGGCGAAGAGGCAAATATTCTCTTTGAGCTGATTGGAAAGATGCTACAGGAACAATGGGACTGGTTAAAATGCGACGTTTCCACTGCGATTTTTTTCGTGGACAGTtggagagaaactggaaacgctGAAAGAATGGCAAAAACTCTGTGTTCATTCTTACCCTTTCCACGGCCCCTACACGTATGGGATACTCGGCAATGCGATGCCCTTAGTGCCCTTAGTGATGTTCTAGAGGAGTGCTCAGAATTTCCCGAAGAAATGAAAGTCGCTGAAGTTCACTTATCACCAGATAGTTTATTTTATGAAAGTGTTCCCGACCTCTTCACGCCTTGGGATTTGAAATCTTTGATCTTATATGGATCCACCGAATTTGGGCTTGAGCTTGAAGATGTGGACAAGACCTTGATAGAAAAGTTGACGTTTGCTTTGTTTGCAGATGTTGGGAAGGGCGTGTCTAAAGTCCCTGATTTTGGATTGTCATCTGTTCGTCTTAGGATTTGTGGCTCATTGGGCCCATCTTCATTGCAAGAGGTTGAGAATTTGTTGCTACACAAATGTCTGTGCTCTCTTTCCATTACTGTATGTGGAGATGCACAGGAATCGCTCGTTGAGGCGCTCGCAAGAGGCCTTgcaggagaaagtgctgtcaaGTTCCTTGATTTGTGCGTCAacggaaattttagtttccgtGGAGCTTATTTATTGGAAGAGGGTATTAAAAGAAATCGATCACTGACAAAtgttaagatttctgtcaacgGGGAACCTCCAGAAAATTGGCAGGTTTTTGCAAAGAATCTTCGCGCACAATTTGCCGAGAAGGCGATCGTTTCAGAAATTCATCCAAACACTTTCAGCAAAGTGAAAGAGAGTCAGGTGACACATTTGAATCGGCTTTTGTCGACTGATTTAAAGCAACAGACTGCTACTCTAAATGTTTGGGGTGAGTTGAGTGGTGATAGTTTCAAAGCAGTGTGTGAGGTCTTACTTCATGCCCCGGTGTCTCACCTGACGTTAAATGTCCATGGACAATTGACCAATGAAATACTTCGTTACATAGCAAGATGTGTCGAAGAACAGGAAAAACTCTTGCCAATAACCATCAACGCCTGGGTTGATAtcactgaaaaggaaaagaaggtTGTTAAAGAACTTGGATTGGACAAAAATCcattattttccttaaatgagCGTGGAACTAGTGCTCCTTTAAAGGAATCAAGTGATAGCAAAGCTGTCTCTAGTGACGAGCCGCAATCTCTCATTGCGTTCCACGAGAGATTAACAGAAGGCCCATCTCAATTTACAGAAGACTCTTCGCAGAAgtcactcacaatcaaaattaatgataagaGCTATGAATGGGAACACGGTCTTGGTGAAGGagacacctctctgaaatcacttacactggaaattgagAGCTTTGGTGACACAGGCAAGGAATGGGGACGTGATCTTGGCAAAGGTCTAGATGGAAACACcgcgctggaatcactcacaatcaaagtAAACAACGATTGTGACAAAAGTTTTGCATGGGAACTCGGTCTTGGCGACGGGTTAGCAAGAAACActtctctgaaatcacttacactggaaattgagAGCTTTGGTGACACAGGCAAGGAATGGGGACGCGATCTTGGcgagggtctagcaagaaactCCTCGCTGGAATATCTCACAATCAAAGTAAACTACGAGATTGACATGATTTTTGAATGGGAACTCGGTCTTGGCGACGggttagcaagaaacacctctctgaaatcacttacactggaaattgacGATTACTTCTTTGACAGTGAATGGGGAAGCGGTattggtgagggtctagcaagaaacacctcgctgaaATCACTCACAGTGGCGATTAACAACGGTGATCACGAGGACAGCAGCAATAAATGGCGACACGTTCTTTTCGAGAGTTTAGGAAAAAACAACTCTCTGAATTTACTGACACTGACAATTAACAACTATTCTTACATGAGCGATGGATGGGGTGCCGGTCTTGCTcagggtttagcaagaaacacaTCTCTGAAGTCAATTACTCTGACCATTAACAACTATTTTTACGTGAGCAGTGTATGGGGACTCGGTCTTTTCGATGGTTCAGCAAGAAACACGTCTCTGAAATCAATCACACTGGCAATTAACAACTATGGGACCATGAAGGGAGAACGGAGACACGATATTAtcgagggtttagcaagaaacgCGTCTCTGACATCAATCACACTAGTAATTAACAACTATGCTGACATAAAGGGAGAATGGCGACATTGTCTTTTCGAGGGttttgcaagaaacacctcgctgaaTTCATTGACACTGACAGCCAACAACTATGGTGACATTAGCGAAGAATGGGGATGCGCTCTTCGGAGGCGTTTGAGAAAGCGCGAGTCTTTGACTGAATGTAATTTGATCGTCGACATTTGTGGCAAATGCTGA
- the LOC136889899 gene encoding uncharacterized protein isoform X3 codes for MGDKEHVMEPYKHQHSLDEHGVAGGEKKERSQPSPEDKKSPQLSCKLKKRGDVPKSTEKWSDDHLPIDILLLTSVESCDFLSCFSFLDQPFKCYKREIGYVYFGRMGDVSDQEKLKVALINCSKGAAAPGGSLTVVLNAVKVLQPKAVFSVGTCISLGLEKARMGDVIISSKLSTAEGFITPGSPLLGNLVRDAPYGWDAPLKNPEEWEVKVHCSGDILSQSLTEKCQNVNVCEQYPKAVAIETEGEGVYAAAYDANIEWVIVKGVASYFHQSQSAADEWMSFASAMAASVVAKMLKDPAVFREWRHYNQETSTVQHQAVAANYLGSQGPSAIPETVQTHSLDAVVASCSGNAENRGKRPIHPMGITTPKRRRQNAAFPEKNRRKRPIHPLGTTAPKSRRQNAASPKKNRGKRPIHPVGTTTPKRRRQNAAFPETDIDISKVVDLLKREYNRRADFSPLLWSKGMKLQLKEVYTRLKVVSRRKAGSSEIDVDDIFKPSEEDIIQNIQLLLIEGSPGIGKTTFCLKLALDWANDAMPRNFPTFKLVFLLKCRDIIKDVVEEIFEQLLPEDLEEKIKEALAIFLGDLDNQEQILIILDGLDELPEKSEDHVNKVLARKKLPFCYVLATTRQEKGIETRKQLRFDRHLAIEGFSEDDSFEYIRKHFRNIGTEHSSKGERLIEEIKENPLLCHLQRNPLNLVLLCVVYEDHEGSLPSFITDLYQTIVRCLLRRYCAKETLKASEKDEYLDKQFEIPILALGELAWKCLLNDRLSFYEDELEELERSNENNVARRLGLVYKEESLKRLKPRHAYSFLHKTFQEYLAASHIAHKFRGSEFQMLEQMLFPEIARRKFKQVFVFVCGILGEEANILFELIGKMLQEQWDWLKCDVSTAIFFVDSWRETGNAERMAKTLCSFLPFPRPLHVWDTRQCDALSALSDVLEECSEFPEEMKVAEVHLSPDSLFYESVPDLFTPWDLKSLILYGSTEFGLELEDVDKTLIEKLTFALFADVGKGVSKVPDFGLSSVRLRICGSLGPSSLQEVENLLLHKCLCSLSITVCGDAQESLVEALARGLAGESAVKFLDLCVNGNFSFRGAYLLEEGIKRNRSLTNVKISVNGEPPENWQVFAKNLRAQFAEKAIVSEIHPNTFSKVKESQVTHLNRLLSTDLKQQTATLNVWGELSGDSFKAVCEVLLHAPVSHLTLNVHGQLTNEILRYIARCVEEQEKLLPITINAWVDITEKEKKVVKELGLDKNPLFSLNERGTSAPLKESSDSKAVSSDEPQSLIAFHERLTEGPSQFTEDSSQKSLTIKINDKSYEWEHGLGEGDTSLKSLTLEIESFGDTGKEWGRDLGKGLDGNTALESLTIKVNNDCDKSFAWELGLGDGLARNTSLKSLTLEIESFGDTGKEWGRDLGEGLARNSSLEYLTIKVNYEIDMIFEWELGLGDGLARNTSLKSLTLEIDDYFFDSEWGSGIGEGLARNTSLKSLTVAINNGDHEDSSNKWRHVLFESLGKNNSLNLLTLTINNYSYMSDGWGAGLAQGLARNTSLKSITLTINNYFYVSSVWGLGLFDGSARNTSLKSITLAINNYGTMKGERRHDIIEGLARNASLTSITLVINNYADIKGEWRHCLFEGFARNTSLNSLTLTANNYGDISEEWGCALRRRLRKRESLTECNLIVDICGKC; via the exons ATG GGAGACAAGGAGCATGTTATGGAACCTTATAAACATCAACATTCCTTGGATGAACatggag tggctgGTGGAGAGAAGAAGGAACGTTCTCAACCATCTCCAGAAGACAAAAAGTCACCACAGCTCAGTTGCAAGCTGAAAAAGCGTGGTGATGTTCCAAAATCCACAGAAAAGTGGAGTGATGATCATTtgccaattgatattttgctcTTGACGAGTGTGGAAAGCTGtgatttcttgagctgtttctCATTCCTGGATCAACCTTTCAAATGTTACAAAAGGGAGATTGGTTATGTGTACTTTGGACGCATGGGAGATGTCAGTGAtcaagaaaagttaaaggtTGCATTGATAAATTGCTCTAAAGGAGCTGCAGCCCCAGGGGGCTCTTTGACTGTAGTTCTGAATGCAGTAAAAGTCTTGCAACCTAAGGCTGTGTTTTCAGTGGGAACTTGCATCAGTTTAGGCTTGGAGAAGGCAAGAATGGGAGATGTAATCATATCTTCGAAGTTATCAACCGCAGAGGGATTCATAACTCCTGGTAGCCCACTTCTTGGCAATCTTGTTCGAGACGCTCCCTATGGGTGGGATGCTCCATTGAAAAATCCAGAGGAATGGGAAGTTAAAGTACATTGCAGTGGTGATATCCTGAGCCAGTCACTGACAGAGAAGTGTCAAAATGTGAATGTTTGTGAGCAATATCCTAAGGCAgttgcaattgagacagaaggcGAAG GTGTGTATGCAGCAGCATACGATGCAAACATTGAATGGGTGATCGTGAAAGGTGTTGctagttattttcatcaaagccagTCTGCAGCTGATGAATGGATGTCTTTTGCCAGCGCTATGGCTGCCTCTGTGGTGGCCAAAATGCTAAAGGATCCAGCTGTTTTCCGGGAATGGCGGCACTATAACCAAG AGACCTCTACAGTTCAGCATCAAGCGGTGGCAGCTAATTATTTGGGTTCCCAAGGACCAAGTGCAATCCCAGAAACAGTGCAAACACATTCCTTGGATGCTGTCGTGGCTTCATGCAGCGGAAATG CAGAAAATCGTGGAAAAAGGCCCATTCATCCCATGGGAATCACAACTCCAAAAAGACGGCGACAGAATGCAGCCTTCCCTGAAA AAAATCGTAGAAAAAGGCCCATTCATCCCTTGGGAACCACAGCTCCAAAAAGTCGGCGACAGAATGCAGCCTCCCCTAAAA AAAATCGTGGGAAAAGGCCCATTCATCCCGTGGGAACCACAACTCCAAAAAGGCGGCGACAGAATGCAGCCTTCCCTGAAA CCGATATCGACATCTCTAAGGTGGTGGATTTACTGAAAAGAGAGTATAATCGACGAGCTGATTTCAGTCCGCTTTTGTGGAGCAAAGGCATGAAGTTACAACTTAAGGAAGTCTATACAAGGTTAAAAGTTGTTTCCAGAAGGAAAGCAGGGAGTTCGGAGATAGACGTAGATGACATCTTTAAGCCGAGTGAGGAAGATATTATTCAAAATATTCAATTGCTGCTTATAGAAGGAAGTCCAGGAATCGGCAAAACCACCTTTTGTCTCAAACTTGCTCTCGACTGGGCGAATGATGCAATGCCTCGTAATTTTCCTACTTTCAAACTTGTGTTTTTGCTCAAATGCAGGGACATAATTAAAGACGTAGTGGAAGAAATTTTTGAGCAGCTTCTGCCCGAAGATCTCgaggaaaaaatcaaagaagCCCTGGCCATTTTCCTTGGGGACTTAGATAATCAGGAACAAATTCTCATCATTTTGGATGGCTTGGACGAGCTCCCAGAAAAATCGGAAGATCATGTGAACAAAGTTCTTGCCAGAAAAAAGTTGCCTTTTTGCTACGTGTTGGCCACAACCCGCCAGGAAAAAGGAATTGAGACTAGGAAACAATTGCGATTTGATAGGCACCTTGCGATTGAAGGATTTAGTGAAGATGATTCCTTTGAGTACATAAGGAAACATTTCAGGAACATTGGTACAGAGCATTCATCCAAAGGAGAAAGGCTCATAGAAGAAATAAAAGAGAACCCTTTATTATGTCACCTCCAGAGAAACCCTTTAAATTTAGTCCTCCTTTGCGTTGTTTACGAGGACCATGAAGGAAGTCTACCGTCCTTCATTACTGATCTTTACCAAACCATTGTGAGGTGCCTTTTGAGAAGATACTGTGCCAAAGAAACATTAAAGGCTTCAGAAAAGGACGAGTATTTagacaaacaatttgaaataccCATCCTAGCACTTGGGGAGCTTGCTTGGAAGTGTCTGTTGAATGATCGTCTTAGTTTTTACGAAGACGAATTAGAAGAGTTAGAAAGAAGCAATGAGAATAATGTGGCTCGTAGACTTGGCCTTGTTTACAAggaggaaagtttgaagcgGTTGAAACCACGTCATGCGTAcagctttcttcacaaaacgtttcaagagtatttagCGGCGTCACACATCGCCCATAAATTTCGAGGAAGCGAATTTCAGATGTTGGAGCAAATGCTATTTCCTGAGATCGCGAGGAGGAAATTTAAACaagtatttgtatttgtgtGTGGAATACTGGGCGAAGAGGCAAATATTCTCTTTGAGCTGATTGGAAAGATGCTACAGGAACAATGGGACTGGTTAAAATGCGACGTTTCCACTGCGATTTTTTTCGTGGACAGTtggagagaaactggaaacgctGAAAGAATGGCAAAAACTCTGTGTTCATTCTTACCCTTTCCACGGCCCCTACACGTATGGGATACTCGGCAATGCGATGCCCTTAGTGCCCTTAGTGATGTTCTAGAGGAGTGCTCAGAATTTCCCGAAGAAATGAAAGTCGCTGAAGTTCACTTATCACCAGATAGTTTATTTTATGAAAGTGTTCCCGACCTCTTCACGCCTTGGGATTTGAAATCTTTGATCTTATATGGATCCACCGAATTTGGGCTTGAGCTTGAAGATGTGGACAAGACCTTGATAGAAAAGTTGACGTTTGCTTTGTTTGCAGATGTTGGGAAGGGCGTGTCTAAAGTCCCTGATTTTGGATTGTCATCTGTTCGTCTTAGGATTTGTGGCTCATTGGGCCCATCTTCATTGCAAGAGGTTGAGAATTTGTTGCTACACAAATGTCTGTGCTCTCTTTCCATTACTGTATGTGGAGATGCACAGGAATCGCTCGTTGAGGCGCTCGCAAGAGGCCTTgcaggagaaagtgctgtcaaGTTCCTTGATTTGTGCGTCAacggaaattttagtttccgtGGAGCTTATTTATTGGAAGAGGGTATTAAAAGAAATCGATCACTGACAAAtgttaagatttctgtcaacgGGGAACCTCCAGAAAATTGGCAGGTTTTTGCAAAGAATCTTCGCGCACAATTTGCCGAGAAGGCGATCGTTTCAGAAATTCATCCAAACACTTTCAGCAAAGTGAAAGAGAGTCAGGTGACACATTTGAATCGGCTTTTGTCGACTGATTTAAAGCAACAGACTGCTACTCTAAATGTTTGGGGTGAGTTGAGTGGTGATAGTTTCAAAGCAGTGTGTGAGGTCTTACTTCATGCCCCGGTGTCTCACCTGACGTTAAATGTCCATGGACAATTGACCAATGAAATACTTCGTTACATAGCAAGATGTGTCGAAGAACAGGAAAAACTCTTGCCAATAACCATCAACGCCTGGGTTGATAtcactgaaaaggaaaagaaggtTGTTAAAGAACTTGGATTGGACAAAAATCcattattttccttaaatgagCGTGGAACTAGTGCTCCTTTAAAGGAATCAAGTGATAGCAAAGCTGTCTCTAGTGACGAGCCGCAATCTCTCATTGCGTTCCACGAGAGATTAACAGAAGGCCCATCTCAATTTACAGAAGACTCTTCGCAGAAgtcactcacaatcaaaattaatgataagaGCTATGAATGGGAACACGGTCTTGGTGAAGGagacacctctctgaaatcacttacactggaaattgagAGCTTTGGTGACACAGGCAAGGAATGGGGACGTGATCTTGGCAAAGGTCTAGATGGAAACACcgcgctggaatcactcacaatcaaagtAAACAACGATTGTGACAAAAGTTTTGCATGGGAACTCGGTCTTGGCGACGGGTTAGCAAGAAACActtctctgaaatcacttacactggaaattgagAGCTTTGGTGACACAGGCAAGGAATGGGGACGCGATCTTGGcgagggtctagcaagaaactCCTCGCTGGAATATCTCACAATCAAAGTAAACTACGAGATTGACATGATTTTTGAATGGGAACTCGGTCTTGGCGACGggttagcaagaaacacctctctgaaatcacttacactggaaattgacGATTACTTCTTTGACAGTGAATGGGGAAGCGGTattggtgagggtctagcaagaaacacctcgctgaaATCACTCACAGTGGCGATTAACAACGGTGATCACGAGGACAGCAGCAATAAATGGCGACACGTTCTTTTCGAGAGTTTAGGAAAAAACAACTCTCTGAATTTACTGACACTGACAATTAACAACTATTCTTACATGAGCGATGGATGGGGTGCCGGTCTTGCTcagggtttagcaagaaacacaTCTCTGAAGTCAATTACTCTGACCATTAACAACTATTTTTACGTGAGCAGTGTATGGGGACTCGGTCTTTTCGATGGTTCAGCAAGAAACACGTCTCTGAAATCAATCACACTGGCAATTAACAACTATGGGACCATGAAGGGAGAACGGAGACACGATATTAtcgagggtttagcaagaaacgCGTCTCTGACATCAATCACACTAGTAATTAACAACTATGCTGACATAAAGGGAGAATGGCGACATTGTCTTTTCGAGGGttttgcaagaaacacctcgctgaaTTCATTGACACTGACAGCCAACAACTATGGTGACATTAGCGAAGAATGGGGATGCGCTCTTCGGAGGCGTTTGAGAAAGCGCGAGTCTTTGACTGAATGTAATTTGATCGTCGACATTTGTGGCAAATGCTGA